The sequence below is a genomic window from Cryobacterium arcticum.
CTCCGTGCGGGCGGCGCCGGCGGACACCCCGCCGCGCTTCGACGGCACAACTGGGCAAACCCGCCGGATCCACGGGGGATCCGGCGGGTTCGCGCGTCACTCGACCGGGATGCGCCGGTCGGGTCAGCCGATTTCCTTGACCACGCCCTGCTTGATCAGGAGGCGGCGCTGCGCCCGCTTGGCCACGGCGGTGTCGTGGGTGACCACGATCAGGGTGAGGCCACGGTCGCGCCAGAGCCCCTCGAGCAACTCCATGATCTCGTCGCGCGTCTGCTCGTCGAGGTTGCCGGTGGGCTCGTCGGCCAGCAGCACGGCCGGTTCCTTCACCAGGGCGCGCGCGATGGCGACGCGCTGCTGCTGCCCGCCGGAGAGTTCGGCCGGCAGGTGGCTGCCGCGCTCGCCGAGCCCCACCGAGGCCAGTGCCGCGGTGGCCCGGGACGTGCGCTCGGCCGCGGGGACGCCCAACGGGGCGAGGGCGGTCTCCACGTTTTCCTGCGCCGTGAGGGTGGGGATCAGGTTGAAGCCCTGGAACACGAAGCCGATTTCCTGCGCCCGGATCTTGCCGAGGGGGCCGTCACCGAGCTTGGAGAGGTTCGAGCTGCCGAGTTCCACGGTTCCGTCGGTGGGGCGGTCGAGCGCTCCGAGCATCTGCAGCAGCGTGGACTTGCCGCCGCCGGTGGGGCCCTGGATGGCGACCATCTGGCCGTCGGGAATGGACAGGGTGACATTGTTGAGGGCCGTCACGGAGCGTTTGCCCTGGTCGTACTTCTTGGTGACGTTGGTCAGTTGATACATGGCTACGTGGTTCCTTCTCTAGGCTTGAGAAAACGTGGATGGGCGCATCAGGCGATGCTGCGGAGGGCTTCGGCCGGGCGCAGCCGTGAGGCGCGCCAGCCGCCGATGGCGCCGGCCAACAGGCCGCCGAGCACGGCCAGTCCCACGGCGATGAGGATGACCGAGAGGGTCACCGGAACCTGCAGGACGATGTCGCTGGTCGCGGCTTCCGCGGCTTGCTGGCCGAAGCCGCCGCCGCCCGGCATTCCCATGGGGCCGGCCTCGGTGGCCGCCGCTCCGGCGGTGAGTGTCGGAGCGACCAGATTGATCACGAAGATGCCGATCAGGCCGATAACGATGCCGACGACGCCGCCGATCAGGCCCTGCACGAGGGACTCGCCGGCCACCTGGCGCACGATCCGGCCATTCGACCAGCCGATCGCCTTGAGGGTGCCGAACTCACGGGTGCGCCGGGTGACGCCGGAGATGGTGAAGAGAATGGCGATCAGGAACGCGGCGGCCAGCACGATGAGCGACAGCCACAGGCCGAGGTTCTTCACCAGGTCGGAGGCGCTGGAGAGCGAACCGGACACGCTCGACGCGAGGTCGGACTGGGTCTGCACGGTGGCATCCGGCAGGGCGGTCTCGATGTCGGTCTGGATCTGGTCGATATCGGTGGACGAGGCGGCCTGCACGTAGACGTCGGTCACCTGGCCGTCGAGGCCGGAGAGCGACTGGGCCACGTCGAGCGGGATATACACGTTGGAGGCCGTGGCGGCATCCGCGCTGGACGCGCTGACCAGGCCGACGACGGTGAAGTCGGTGCCGGCGATGGCGACGGTGTCGCCCACGACGAGCTCGGCGGTGGTGGCGTAGCTGGCGTCGAGCACGGCGACATTGGTACCTGCATCGGTGCTTTCGAGGCTGCGGCCGTCGGTGAGGCTCACGGCAGACAGCGGGCCGACGGCCTCATTGGCCGGGTCGAGGCCGAGCACGGTGAACGAGTCGACGCTGAACGAGCTGCCGCCGGCGCCGTCCGGGCCGCCGCTGGGCGGGGTGCCGCCGGCCGCGGCGTCGCCGCCGGTGGGCATGCCGCCGCTCTCGGAGAAGTCGGGCAGGGCCCCGTCGAAGGTGGTGTTGCTCAGCGACAGGGTGGCCGCGGCGGCGGTCACGTTGTCGATGCCGCTCACGGTGTCGAGGGCGGTGGAGTCGAAGGAGGTGGTGCCGCGGTCGACCGAGAGCCGGGCCTGGCTGACGGTGGTGGTGCCGTCGGTGGTGGCGCCGTCATCCGCGCCGAAGTCGAAGTTCTGCGGTCCGCCCGCGCCGGCCTCACCCTCGGTGGGCGCCGTGGGGGTCTGGCTCACCGTGATGTCGGTGCCCACGCCGTAGACCGAGGCGAGCACGGTGGACTGCGCCAGTTGCACGCCGCTCGAGACGGCGTTGACGATAATGACCAGGGCGATGGCGAGCGCCATGCCGATGGCGACGATGGCGGTCTGCTTGCGGCGACCCGCCAGTTCTCGTCGCAAATAGGTGACAAACATCGATTCTCCAGTCCGGGGCAGGGAGGATCCCGCCTTCATGAGTTCGAAGTTAGGCAGCGCCGTTATGGCCGGACTATGGCGCGCCTATGAATCTGCCCAGGGATTCGGCGGCGTCCGCCCGCGCGGGTGGTTCACAGAGTCACCGTGGACAACACATAGACGGTTCATAGGAACGACATGGATACTTCTTCTCATGACACCACGAGCGAACGAGCAGTCGGCCCACGGACCCCGCCTTCACAAGGCCGATGGTTCCCCCATCCGGGTGCTCGTCGTCGACGACGAACCCACGCTCACCGATCTGCTCTCGATGGCTCTGCGCTACGAGGGCTGGGAGGTGCGCACCGCTGGTGAGGGCCGTGCAGCACTCACCCTGGCGCGCGAATTCCGGCCCGATGCCATCGTGCTCGACATCATGCTGCCCGACATCGACGGTCTGCAGGTGCTGCAGCGGGTGCGGGCGGATGGCTATGAGACGCCGGTGCTCTTCCTCACCGCCAAGGACTCCCTCGACGACCGCATCGCCGGTCTCACCGCCGGTGGCGACGACTACGTGACCAAGCCGTTCAGCCTGGAGGAGGTCGTGGCCCGGTTGCGCGGCCTCATCCGCCGGTCCACCCTCGCGGTCTCCGACTCCACCGACCCCCGAATTACCGTGGGCGACCTCACCCTCGACGAGGACAGCTACGAGGTGTTCCGCGCCGGCGAGCAGATCGAACTGACCGCCACCGAGTTCGAGCTGCTCCGGTTCCTGATGCGCAACCCCCGCCGGGTGCTCAGCAAGGCCCAGATCCTCGACCGGGTCTGGAGCTACGACTTCGGCGGCAAGTCGTCGGTGGTCGAGATCTACATCTCTTATCTGCGCAAGAAGGTGGACGCCGGCCGGGAGCCGATGATCCACACCGTGCGCGGCGCCGGATACATGCTGAAGATCGCCTGATGAACGTTCGTTCCACCCGGCCGCCGGCGCCGATCATCCCCACGGCGAGCGGCCGGGCACCCTGGACCCTGCGCCGCCGCCTGGTGGTGGCGGTGGTGGGACTGCTCGCCCTGGTCAGTCTCGTGATCGGTGTCGTGAGCGTCGCCATCCTGAGCGCCAACCTGATGGACGGGCTCGACAGCCAGCTGAAGAACACCGCCGACCGCTCGATCAACCTGTTCGACCGTCCCCCGAGCGGGGTGTCACCCTCCGCCAGCTATGTGCTGAACGGCCCGTCGCAGCAGTCCGGCACGCTTGCGCTGGTCTACGACGGCAGCACGGTCACGGCCGGGTACACCGACCAGGCCGGCACCATCGTGGGGCTCACCAACGACCAGGTCACCCAGCTGGTGACCGAGCTGGACACGGCCGTGCGGAACGGGCAGACCTCGGAGCCGTTCAGCGTCGACCTCGGCGGCGACGTGGGGGAGTACCGGGTGATGGCCGAGACCGCCCGCTCCGGAACGCTCTTCCTGGTGGGCCTGCCGGTCTCGTCGGTCACGGGAACGGCCACCCAACTGGCCGTCATCATCGCGCTGGTCTCCCTGGCCGGCATCGTGCTGGTGGCCTTCCTGGCCACCGCCATCGTGCGGCTGGCCCTGCGCCCGCTGCAGCGGGTGACCGAGACCGCGACACGGGTCTCCGAACTGCCGCTGGACCGCGGCGAGGTGCTCCTGGTCGAGCGGGTGCCCGCCGCCGACACCGATCCGCGCACCGAGGTGGGCCGGGTGGGCTCGGCGCTCAACCGCATGCTCGACCATGTCGACATCGCCCTGGAGACCCGGCAGGCCAGCGAGAACAAGGTGCGCCAGTTCGTCGCGGATGCCAGCCACGAGTTGCGCACCCCGCTCGCGTCGATCCGTGGCTATTCGGAGCTCACCCGGCGCAGCGGCCAGGACCTGCCGGACGACACCAAGCACGCCATCGGCCGCATCGAGAGTGAGTCCATCCGGATGACCGGTCTCGTCGAGGACCTGCTCTTGCTCGCCCGGCTCGATGAGGGCCGCGAGCTGGAGCGCGAACCCGTGGACCTCACGAGCCTGCTCGTGGACGTGGTCAGCGACGCCCATGCGGCCGGCCGCGACCACGTCTGGGACCTGGACCTGCCCGAGGAGCCCGTGCTGGCGGCCGGCGACGGCCCGCGCCTGCACCAGGTCTTCGCGAACCTGCTGGCCAACGCCCGCGTCCACACCGACCCCGGCACCCGGGTGGAGGTCGCGCTCGCCACCGAGGGCGACCGGGCCGTGGTGACGGTGACGGATGACGGCCCCGGCATCCCCGAGAACCTCCGGGCCACCCTGTTCGAGCGGTTCGCCCGCGGCGACAGCTCCCGGTTCCGGGGCACCGGCGGCAGCACGGGCCTCGGCCTGGCGATCGTGCAGGCCGTCGTTCAGGCGCACCACGGTGAGGTCACGGTGGACAGCCGGCCGGGCCGCACGAGCTTCCGGGTGGAGCTGCCGCTGGCCTGAGCGGGCCCGGCCTGGCGTGGCCGGACCGGGCGCTGACTGGGCGTTGACCGTGTCGGGCCGCGCACCGGTCAGCCCGGTGACGGCTCACGCCGGCGGCGGCTCACTGGTGGGCCCGGGGTGCTTCCGGTCGATGATCGCGCGCAGCCGCGCCAGCGGCGCCTTGGGCGTGCGGGTCTCGTCGACCAGTCCGTTGGTCTCCTGCAGCGTGTCGGTCAGCTGCGTGTAACAGAAACCCGCGAGCACCGTGCTCGCCTCCACGGCCGCGAACAGGTTGTCGAGCCGGGCGAGGAAATCATCCGTCGTCGTGGCGGTGGAGTAGCCCCAGCCGGCCGCGTCGGCGGCGTCGTCGTCGTCGTCGGCGGTGCGGTGCCCGGCGAAGGAAATGCCGCCGAACTCGGTGAGCATCACCGGCGGGCCCGGCGTCTCCGAGCCCGGCACCTCGGTGGTCGGGTCGGTGCCCGGCCCCGCCTGGCCCGGCAGCACGAGGCGTCGCCCGGCCGGCCCCGGCCCGGCGACCAGGCGGGCCACGGCCGCGGCGTCGTGGTAGCGGGCGAGCAGGGTGGCGCCGTCGGCGGCGTAGTCGTGCACAGTGAGGATGTCGGAGCCCACGTGCTCCCAGCCGTCGTTGGACACGACCGGACGGGACGGATCGAGCGCCCGGGTGAGCTCCGTCAGGGACCGGGCGAAGGCGGCCTGGGCCGGGTCCCGGGCAATCTGCGGCACGCCCCAACTCTCGTTCACCGGCACCCAGGTGACGATCGACGGATGCGAGTGGTCCCGCTCCAGCGCCGCCGTCCACTCCGAGAGCGTGCGCAGCATGGCCGTGGCGCTGAATTCGAAGGCGCCGGGGGCCTCGCCCCAGATGAGGAGGCCCAGCCGGTCGGCCCAGTACAGGAACCGGGGATCTTCGATCTTCTGGTGCACCCTGGCGGCGGTGAAACCGAGCTGTTTGATCAGCTCCACTTCGCGCCGGAGGGCCGAGGGCGCGGGACTGGCCAGGTGCGACTCGGGCCAGTAGCCCTGCTGCAGCACCGAGCGCACGAAGTAGGGGTGCCCGTTCAACAGGAAGCGGCCCTGGCCCACTCCGGCTGAACGGAGGCCCAGGTAGGAGTGCACCTCGTCCAGGGCCTGGCCCCCTGCGCTGAGCGTGACGGTGGCGTCCAGCAGCCGGGGCTCCTCCGGGCTCCAGTACAACTCGTGGGCGGCCTGGCCGTTCCGCTGGGCCGGCAGGGTGAGGATGCTGGTGCAGGAGGTGTCCGAGACCGTGTGGCTGGCCTCCAGCACCGGTTCGCCCTCGAAGCTCAGGGCATAACTGAGCCTGCTTCCGGCCGGCGGGCGGCGGCTGAGGTCGACCCGCACCGTGACGGTGCCGGCCACCAAATCCGGTGTCCAATGCAGCACGGTCACGCTGGTGCTGCCGGTCACCTCCAGCCAGACGGGCTGCCAGATACCGCTGGTGCGGTGGTACCAGATGGAGTGCGGGTCGAGCCGCCAGTCCTGCTTGCCGCGCGGTTGGGCGGCGTCGAGCGGATCATCGGCCGCGCGCACGACCACGGTGTGTTCCGGTGCGGTGCGGTGGGTGAGGTCGAGCACATCCGTGATGTCGAACGAGAACGGGGTCTGCCCGCCCTCGTGTTCGCCGACGAACCGGCCGTCGATCCACACCCTGGCCCGGTAGTCCACGGCGCCGAAATGCAGGTGCACCCGCTGCCCCGCATCCGTCGACGGGTTGAGGCCGGCCGCGCGCAGCTCCGTGGCGCCGAACCGGCGCGAGTACCAGACCACGGGGTGGAACCCGGTGTCGTGGATGCCCGAGGCCGCCGATTCGAACGGGAAGGGGACCTGGATCGTGCGCTCGAAACGCGCCTCGACGTACCACCGGGCGGCCTCGCCCGCATCGGTGTCGTCGAAGGCGAAGTCCCATTCGCCGGCCAGCTCGTGCCAGTGCGGGCGCACGAGCTGGGGCCGGGGATAGTCGCCGGTCTGACGACTGGCCCGCACGATGTACGGATGAGCCGCTGCGCTGCTGGTCATGGCCTCCATCATGCCGGAGACCTGCCGGGCAGAACTAGGCCTGGGCCGACGGCTCTCCGTCGGGGGAGTTCAGCTTCTCCAGGAGGCGAGCGAACTCCTGCAGCTCGTCTTCGGGCCAGGCGGCCAGCCGGGAATGCAGGAGGCTCTTGTCGCCGCCGGGAACCTCGTTCATACGCTGGATCGCGAGCGGGGTCGCCGCGAGGAACCGGGCCCGCCCGTCGGCCGGGTCCGCCGCGAGTTCGAGCAGACCCAGGTCCTGGAGCAGCCGAGCCTGCCGGCTGATCACGCTGCGGTCCACGTCGAGCGATTCGGCCAGCGCACTGGCGTGTGTGGGGCCGCAGCGCCGCAGCATTCGCAGGATCTTGAGGCCGAAGGGCTGCAGCGCTGGGTCGATCCGGGTGGCCGCCTCGCGGATGGCGCCGCGCACATACGCCGCCAGCACCATCATCTGCTCCTCCACCTCGGCCAGCGCCTCGGTGACGTCGGCCGAGGGGGCCGCGCCGCCGGGGGCGCCGGTGACCGGGGGGAGTGCGCCGTGGTCGGTCATGACCATCAGACTAGCGACCTGTGCCGTGCTGTCCGAGCGTCTCGTCGGCGCCCGGCTGCACGCGAATCGAGCCCGTCGGGTGGGCCAGGCCCACCGGGGTCAGGCCGGCGGATGCCGCACCCACCTCGATGAGAATGTCTTCGGCGTCTTCGAGCTCGCGCAGGTCGGCGTCTTCGAGGCTCTCGACCGCGGCGCTGTCCGGTGCCACGGCGGGCGTTGCGGACGAGTCGATCTCGGCCTTAGCCTTGGCCAGCGAGATCGCATTCTGGGTGCCGAGCGAGGCGTTGGGCATCAGCGCGACCATGAGGAGCGTGATCAGGGCCAGCGGAACACCGAGCAGGAACACGGTGCCGACGCCCGAGCCGTAGGCGGACTCGACCACGACGCGGATCGCGCCGGGCAGGTCGCTAATGTGCGGGATGGCGCCGGAGCCCAGCGTCTGCACGGCGACGGCCTGGTCGGCCGGGGCGAGGTCCGCGATGCCGTCCTTGATGTGCTGGGCAACGACGGTGCCGAGCACCGAACCGAGCACCGAAACGCCCACCGTGCCGCCGAGGCTGCGGAAGAACGTGACAGCGCTGGTGGCGACGCCGAGGTTCTGCACCTCGATCGAGTTCTGCACCACGAGAACGAGGTTCTGCATGAGCATGCCGAGGCCCGCGCCGAGGATGGCCATGAAGATGCCCACCAGCACCAGGTTGGTGTCGTACTGCAGGGTGCCGAGCAGCAGCAGCCCGGCGACCACGAGGACCGCACCGGAGACCATGATGGCCTTCCACTTGCCCGTGCGGCTGATCAGGGTGCCGAACAGGGTCGACGAGATGAGCAGGCCGCCCATCATCGGAATGGTCAGCAGGCCGGACTGAGTGGGCGTGGCGCCCCGCGCCAGCTGCATGTACTGGCTGAGGAACACCGAGGTGCCGAACATCGAGACGCCCACCGAGATGCTGGCGATCGTGGCCAGGGTGAAGGTGCGGTTCTTGAAGAGCGTGAGCGGGATGATGGGCTCGGGGACCTTGAACTCCACGATCACGGCCGCGATGAGCAGCACGGCGGCCGCGGCGACCATGATGAACGAGGTGAGGGACGCCCACTCGAAGTCGTTGCCGGCCAGGGTGACCCAGATCATCAGCAGCGACACGCCGCCGGCGATGAGTGCAGCGCCGAGGTAGTCGATCTTCACCACGCGCTTGACGCGGGCGGGGAGGTGCAGGGTGCGCTGCAGCAGCACGATCGCCACGATCGCGATGGGCAGGGCGATGAAGAAGTTCCAGCGCCAGCCGAACGCATCCGTCACTACGCCGCCGAGCAGCGGGCCACCGACGGTGCCGAGGGCCATGACGCCGCCGAAGAGGCCGGCGTACTTGCCGCGGTCACGCGGGCTGATGATGTCGGCCATGATGATCTGGCTGAGCGCGGCCAGGCCGCCGGCGCCGAGGCCCTGCAGCACGCGGAAGCCGATGAGCGTTCCGGTGTCCTGCGAGAAGCCGGCCAGGGCCGAGCCGATCACGAAGGTGGCCAGGGCGAGCTGGATGAGCAGCTTGCGGTTGAAGAGGTCGGCGAACTTGCCCCAGATGGGCGTGGAGACCGTGGTGGCCAGCAGCGTCGCGGTGATGACCCAGGTGTACGCGGACTGGTCACCTTTGAGGTCGGAGATGATGATCGGCAGCGACGTGCTGACGACGGTTCCGGCGAGGATCGAGACGAACATGCCCAGCAGCAGGCCGGACAGGGCTTCGAGCACTTGGCGCTTGGACATTGAACCGTCGGCCGAGATGGCACGTTTCGGTGTGGGGGTGGTGCGAGAGCGGCGAGGCATGAATCTCCATAGATCTGATTGACAGAAGTCAACTATAAATACTTAGTGGACTTCTGTCAACTACTTTTCTGGGATTGCGGGCGCAGCCGTCGATTTGCGCCGGGCCCCGCGCATCCCGTAGTGTGGGGAACAGCCAAAGACCGCCGGTTGTCGCTGCCCAGAAATGGAAAAGCGATCGAAGGTTCATTCACGTGAACGGCCCGCGCAGGTGTTCGAAGTTAGCCAGTCCAACTGGCCTCAGCTCCGGCGCTTGCGCTGGGGCTTTTTTCATGTCTGCGCCCCGGGCTACCGGCACATGAATATTTAGAGGAGCGCCATGGCGAACAAGGAAGCAACGGTCGCCGAGCTGCAGGACAAGTTCCAGAGCTCGACCGCCGTTCTGCTCACCGAGTACCGCGGTCTCACTGTTGCGAAGCTCAAGGAGCTGCGCACGTCCATCAGTGAGGACGCCACGTACGCCGTGGTAAAGAACACGCTGACCAAGATTGCGGCCAACAACGCCGGCATCACGTCTTTTGACGAGGAGCTCGTTGGCCCGTCCGCAATCGCTTTCGTGCACGGTGACCCTGTCACCGTCGCAAAGAAGCTGCGTGCCTTTACCAAGGCAAACCCTCTCCTGGTTGTCAAGGGTGGTTACTTCGACGGTAACCCCCTGACCGCCGCAGAGGTAGGCAAGCTCGCCGACCTCGAGTCCCGTGAAGTTCTGCTCGGCAAGCTTGCCGGCGCCTTCAAGGCCTCGCTGTTCGGAGCCGCATATCTGTTCAACGCACCGCTGTCGAAGGCTGTTCGCACCATCGACGCGCTGCGTGAAAAGCAGGAGTCCGCGAACTAGGCATCTGCCTGTACCGCGGTGAGTAACTTTAGAAACTAATAGGAGAAAAATCATGGCAAAGCTTTCCACTGAAGAGCTGCTCGAGCAGTTCAAGGGCCTCACCCTCATCGAGCTCTCCGAGTTCGTCAAGGCATTCGAGGAGACCTTCGAGGTCACCGCCGCTGCCCCCGTCGCCGTCGCCGGAGCCGCTGGCCCCGCCGCCGCTGCCGAAGAGGTCGAAGAGCAGAGCGCGTTCGACGTCATCCTCGACGCCGTTGGCGACAAGAAGATCCAGGTCATCAAGGTTGTGCGCGAGCTCACCAGCCTGGGCCTCGGCGAGGCCAAGGCCGTTGTCGATGGCGCGCCGAAGGCCGTCCTCGAGGGCGTTGCGAAGGAAGCTGCCGAGAAGGCAAAGGCTTCCCTCGAGGCCGCTGGCGCCACCGTCACCCTCAAGTAATCACGCCCCGCAAGGGGTTGGTTCTTCAGGTGTAACGGCTTAGCCGCATCACTCGCGAAACGGGCGTCGCATCCACACGGATGCGGCGCCCGTTTCCGTTCCCCGCCCCTTCCGCGAACTGTGAGAAAAGCCACAAAAAGCTTGAGTTTCCGGGGCTTTACTCGAGGTTCGCGGGGGAGGCGGGCTGGATATATAGCTTGGCTATGTATATAGTTGGCGGATGCCTGCTGATCTACATTCCATCCTCGGGGACCTGGTCTCCGTCAACCACCGTCTCACCCGGGTCGCCGCCCGCGCCGCCCGCGGCACCGAGTCGCCCGCCCTCTGGCGCACGCTCAGCGTGTTGCTCACGAGCGGCCCCATCCGCCTCGGCGAACTGGCCGAGCTGAGCCGCGTCTCGCAGCCCACCGTCACCAAACTCGTGGGAGGCCTGCTCGCCCGCGGCTGGATCGCGCGGACCAGCGACGCCGCCGACGCACGCGTCAGCCTCATCGCGATCACCCCGGACGGCGAGGCCGCCCTGCTGGCCTGGCGCACCGAGCTGGCCGCCGCCCTGCTGCCCTACTTCGCCGACCTGCCCGCATCCGATGTCGACACGCTCGAGCGGGCCGTCGCCATTCTCCGCGATCGGGTCGAGGCCACCGAGCGCCAGGCGGCGCCCGGGCGCCGCGCTGCGACGGTGTCGGAGGTCGCCCGATGAGCCGCCGCACGTCAGCGTCCACCTCGACCGCCCCGGCCGGCTCGGCCTCACGCGGATCGGTCTCGACAGCCCCAGTCGGCCAGAGTGGCGGCCACGGCTCGGCCGCGGGAGCGAGCATCCTGCACCAGCCCAAGGCCGTCTGGGCCGTCGCCTTCGCCTGCGTGATCGCGTTCATGGGCATCGGCCTGGTCGACCCGATCCTGCCGGCCATCGCCGCCGACCTCGCCGCGACGCCCACCGAGACCGAGATGCTCTTCACGAGCTACCTGCTCATCACGGGCGTGGCCATGTTCTTCACCAGCTGGATCTCCAGCCGCATCGGCGCCAAACGCACCCTGCTGATCGGCCTGGCCCTGATCGTGGTGTTCGCCCTCGCCGCCGGCCTCTCCCAGGACGTCGAATCCATCATCGGCTTCCGCGCCGGCTGGGGCCTGGGCAATGCCCTGTTCATCTCCACCGCGCTGGCCACCATCGTGGGGGCCGCGGCCGGAGGCACTTCCTCCGCGATCATCCTCTACGAGGCCGCGCTGGGCCTGGGCATCGCCATCGGCCCGCTGCTGGGCGGACTGCTGGGCAGCATCAGCTGGCGCGGACCGTTCTTCGGCAGCGCCACCCTCATGGCCGTCGGCTTCATCGCCATCGTCGTGCTGCTCAAGACCGAGGGGCCGC
It includes:
- a CDS encoding MarR family winged helix-turn-helix transcriptional regulator — translated: MPADLHSILGDLVSVNHRLTRVAARAARGTESPALWRTLSVLLTSGPIRLGELAELSRVSQPTVTKLVGGLLARGWIARTSDAADARVSLIAITPDGEAALLAWRTELAAALLPYFADLPASDVDTLERAVAILRDRVEATERQAAPGRRAATVSEVAR
- the rplL gene encoding 50S ribosomal protein L7/L12; its protein translation is MAKLSTEELLEQFKGLTLIELSEFVKAFEETFEVTAAAPVAVAGAAGPAAAAEEVEEQSAFDVILDAVGDKKIQVIKVVRELTSLGLGEAKAVVDGAPKAVLEGVAKEAAEKAKASLEAAGATVTLK
- a CDS encoding MFS transporter, producing the protein MSKRQVLEALSGLLLGMFVSILAGTVVSTSLPIIISDLKGDQSAYTWVITATLLATTVSTPIWGKFADLFNRKLLIQLALATFVIGSALAGFSQDTGTLIGFRVLQGLGAGGLAALSQIIMADIISPRDRGKYAGLFGGVMALGTVGGPLLGGVVTDAFGWRWNFFIALPIAIVAIVLLQRTLHLPARVKRVVKIDYLGAALIAGGVSLLMIWVTLAGNDFEWASLTSFIMVAAAAVLLIAAVIVEFKVPEPIIPLTLFKNRTFTLATIASISVGVSMFGTSVFLSQYMQLARGATPTQSGLLTIPMMGGLLISSTLFGTLISRTGKWKAIMVSGAVLVVAGLLLLGTLQYDTNLVLVGIFMAILGAGLGMLMQNLVLVVQNSIEVQNLGVATSAVTFFRSLGGTVGVSVLGSVLGTVVAQHIKDGIADLAPADQAVAVQTLGSGAIPHISDLPGAIRVVVESAYGSGVGTVFLLGVPLALITLLMVALMPNASLGTQNAISLAKAKAEIDSSATPAVAPDSAAVESLEDADLRELEDAEDILIEVGAASAGLTPVGLAHPTGSIRVQPGADETLGQHGTGR
- a CDS encoding ABC transporter ATP-binding protein; the encoded protein is MYQLTNVTKKYDQGKRSVTALNNVTLSIPDGQMVAIQGPTGGGKSTLLQMLGALDRPTDGTVELGSSNLSKLGDGPLGKIRAQEIGFVFQGFNLIPTLTAQENVETALAPLGVPAAERTSRATAALASVGLGERGSHLPAELSGGQQQRVAIARALVKEPAVLLADEPTGNLDEQTRDEIMELLEGLWRDRGLTLIVVTHDTAVAKRAQRRLLIKQGVVKEIG
- a CDS encoding ABC transporter permease, producing the protein MFVTYLRRELAGRRKQTAIVAIGMALAIALVIIVNAVSSGVQLAQSTVLASVYGVGTDITVSQTPTAPTEGEAGAGGPQNFDFGADDGATTDGTTTVSQARLSVDRGTTSFDSTALDTVSGIDNVTAAAATLSLSNTTFDGALPDFSESGGMPTGGDAAAGGTPPSGGPDGAGGSSFSVDSFTVLGLDPANEAVGPLSAVSLTDGRSLESTDAGTNVAVLDASYATTAELVVGDTVAIAGTDFTVVGLVSASSADAATASNVYIPLDVAQSLSGLDGQVTDVYVQAASSTDIDQIQTDIETALPDATVQTQSDLASSVSGSLSSASDLVKNLGLWLSLIVLAAAFLIAILFTISGVTRRTREFGTLKAIGWSNGRIVRQVAGESLVQGLIGGVVGIVIGLIGIFVINLVAPTLTAGAAATEAGPMGMPGGGGFGQQAAEAATSDIVLQVPVTLSVILIAVGLAVLGGLLAGAIGGWRASRLRPAEALRSIA
- the rplJ gene encoding 50S ribosomal protein L10, whose product is MANKEATVAELQDKFQSSTAVLLTEYRGLTVAKLKELRTSISEDATYAVVKNTLTKIAANNAGITSFDEELVGPSAIAFVHGDPVTVAKKLRAFTKANPLLVVKGGYFDGNPLTAAEVGKLADLESREVLLGKLAGAFKASLFGAAYLFNAPLSKAVRTIDALREKQESAN
- a CDS encoding response regulator transcription factor — its product is MTPRANEQSAHGPRLHKADGSPIRVLVVDDEPTLTDLLSMALRYEGWEVRTAGEGRAALTLAREFRPDAIVLDIMLPDIDGLQVLQRVRADGYETPVLFLTAKDSLDDRIAGLTAGGDDYVTKPFSLEEVVARLRGLIRRSTLAVSDSTDPRITVGDLTLDEDSYEVFRAGEQIELTATEFELLRFLMRNPRRVLSKAQILDRVWSYDFGGKSSVVEIYISYLRKKVDAGREPMIHTVRGAGYMLKIA
- a CDS encoding MarR family winged helix-turn-helix transcriptional regulator; translated protein: MTDHGALPPVTGAPGGAAPSADVTEALAEVEEQMMVLAAYVRGAIREAATRIDPALQPFGLKILRMLRRCGPTHASALAESLDVDRSVISRQARLLQDLGLLELAADPADGRARFLAATPLAIQRMNEVPGGDKSLLHSRLAAWPEDELQEFARLLEKLNSPDGEPSAQA
- a CDS encoding sensor histidine kinase, which translates into the protein MNVRSTRPPAPIIPTASGRAPWTLRRRLVVAVVGLLALVSLVIGVVSVAILSANLMDGLDSQLKNTADRSINLFDRPPSGVSPSASYVLNGPSQQSGTLALVYDGSTVTAGYTDQAGTIVGLTNDQVTQLVTELDTAVRNGQTSEPFSVDLGGDVGEYRVMAETARSGTLFLVGLPVSSVTGTATQLAVIIALVSLAGIVLVAFLATAIVRLALRPLQRVTETATRVSELPLDRGEVLLVERVPAADTDPRTEVGRVGSALNRMLDHVDIALETRQASENKVRQFVADASHELRTPLASIRGYSELTRRSGQDLPDDTKHAIGRIESESIRMTGLVEDLLLLARLDEGRELEREPVDLTSLLVDVVSDAHAAGRDHVWDLDLPEEPVLAAGDGPRLHQVFANLLANARVHTDPGTRVEVALATEGDRAVVTVTDDGPGIPENLRATLFERFARGDSSRFRGTGGSTGLGLAIVQAVVQAHHGEVTVDSRPGRTSFRVELPLA
- a CDS encoding glycoside hydrolase family 2 protein gives rise to the protein MTSSAAAHPYIVRASRQTGDYPRPQLVRPHWHELAGEWDFAFDDTDAGEAARWYVEARFERTIQVPFPFESAASGIHDTGFHPVVWYSRRFGATELRAAGLNPSTDAGQRVHLHFGAVDYRARVWIDGRFVGEHEGGQTPFSFDITDVLDLTHRTAPEHTVVVRAADDPLDAAQPRGKQDWRLDPHSIWYHRTSGIWQPVWLEVTGSTSVTVLHWTPDLVAGTVTVRVDLSRRPPAGSRLSYALSFEGEPVLEASHTVSDTSCTSILTLPAQRNGQAAHELYWSPEEPRLLDATVTLSAGGQALDEVHSYLGLRSAGVGQGRFLLNGHPYFVRSVLQQGYWPESHLASPAPSALRREVELIKQLGFTAARVHQKIEDPRFLYWADRLGLLIWGEAPGAFEFSATAMLRTLSEWTAALERDHSHPSIVTWVPVNESWGVPQIARDPAQAAFARSLTELTRALDPSRPVVSNDGWEHVGSDILTVHDYAADGATLLARYHDAAAVARLVAGPGPAGRRLVLPGQAGPGTDPTTEVPGSETPGPPVMLTEFGGISFAGHRTADDDDDAADAAGWGYSTATTTDDFLARLDNLFAAVEASTVLAGFCYTQLTDTLQETNGLVDETRTPKAPLARLRAIIDRKHPGPTSEPPPA